In Cicer arietinum cultivar CDC Frontier isolate Library 1 chromosome 7, Cicar.CDCFrontier_v2.0, whole genome shotgun sequence, a single window of DNA contains:
- the LOC101509028 gene encoding probable methyltransferase PMT23 → MALPNKSRNNRRPSSTTSYTSTLTTLVFIALCVLGVWMLSSNSVVSPKTRSAIDNTNSANDFSSNDDQNDQTTSTNNDDNNNNNINSDDSTKSDTTTNIINSDDSTSDTTTNNNADESTSETNTKSQDQKETPVFGDNPGNLPDDAIKTDDGNNAVNTNNNDQQGKISFTQKHKQENSNNDHKNAVSEKDEQSTQVSEADNNHKDVVEDENQNAKGGQQDVQSFDNDNNQGSKSNEDEVNEQQLKEEKGENENMEKEQKKKSKEKDNESQVETQKKAKPEKRRKSAKKEAKKQWSTQADESRGEKERQNINESGSSSSSSSSSSVDDQEGQDLKWSICKVTADADYIPCLDNEKYLKTSHRKHYEHRERHCPEDAPTCLVSLPKGYKTPVPWPGSRDKIWYHNVPHIKLAEVKGHQNWVKLTGEFLTFPGGGTQFIHGALHYIDFLQKAEPGIAWGKHTRVILDVGCGVGSFGGYLFERDVLAMSFAPKDEHEAQVQFGLERGIPAISAVMGTQRLQFPSRVFDLIHCARCRVPWHEDGGLLLLELNRVLRPGGYFVWSATPVYQTLDEDVEIWKQMTSLTKSMCWDLVTIKNDTLNQVGAAFFRKTTSNECYEQRDKSQPPMCKDDDDPNAAWYVPLQACMHKLPADKTERGAKWPDVWPNRLQKVPYWLNNAEDGKPSSKDFATDSERWKNVVDELTNMGVGWSNVRNVMDMRAVYGGFAAALKDLPVWVFNVVNVDAADTLPIIYERGLIGIYHDWCESFSTYPRTYDLLHADHLFSNLKTRCKLVPVIAEVDRIVRPGGHLIIRDEPSATDEVENLLKSLNWEITSKTQEGVLSAKKGYWRPNS, encoded by the exons ATGGCACTTCCTAACAAGTCACGTAACAACAGAAGACCATCATCAACAACATCCTACACTTCAACTTTGACAACATTAGTCTTTATTGCACTTTGTGTCTTAGGTGTATGGATGTTATCATCTAACTCTGTTGTTTCACCTAAAACACGTTCTGCTATTGATAATACTAACTCTGCTAACGATTTTTCTTCCAAtgatgaccaaaatgaccaaaccACCTCAACAAACAAtgacgacaacaacaacaacaacatcaattCCGACGATTCCACCAAATCTGATACCACAACAAACATCATCAATTCTGATGATTCGACATCTGATACCACAACAAACAACAATGCAGATGAATCCACATCTGAAACCAACACCAAAAGCCAAGATCAAAAGGAAACACCTGTGTTTGGAGACAATCCTGGTAATCTACCTGATGATGCTATCAAAACTGATGATGGAAACAATGCTGTTAATACCAACAACAATGACCAACAGGGTAAAATCTCATTCACTCAAAAACATAAACAAGAAAATTCAAACAATGATCACAAAAACGCTGTGTCTGAGAAAGATGAGCAAAGTACTCAAGTGTCTGAAGCAGACAACAATCACAAGgatgttgttgaagatgaaaacCAAAATGCAAAGGGTGGACAACAAGATGTTCAAAGTTTTGACAATGATAATAATCAAGGGTCTAAGAGTAATGAAGATGAAGTGAATGAACAACAATTGAAAGAAGAGAAAGGTGAGAATGAAAACATGgaaaaagaacaaaagaaaaagtcaaaagaaaaagataatgaGAGTCAGGTGGAAACACAAAAGAAGGCTAAACCAGAGAAGAGGAGAAAGTCAGCGAAGAAGGAGGCGAAGAAACAATGGTCCACACAAGCAGATGAGTCTCGAGGCGAAAAAGAGAGACAAAATATCAATGAATCAGGTAGTAGCAGCAGCAGCAGTAGCAGTAGTAGTGTTGATGATCAAGAAGGGCAAGATTTGAAGTGGAGTATTTGCAAAGTCACAGCTGATGCTGATTATATTCCATGTTTGGATAATGAAAAATATCTCAAGACTTCACATAGAAAACATTATGAGCATAGAGAGAGGCATTGCCCTGAGGATGCACCAACTTGCTTGGTTTCACTTCCTAAAGGATACAAAACACCTGTTCCATGGCCTGGTAGTAGAGATAAG ATATGGTACCACAATGTACCACACATTAAACTAGCTGAGGTGAAGGGACACCAAAATTGGGTGAAGTTGACGGGTGAGTTCTTAACATTTCCAGGAGGTGGCACTCAGTTCATTCATGGTGCTCTCcattatattgattttcttcaaaag GCTGAGCCTGGTATTGCATGGGGGAAGCATACAAGGGTGATATTGGATGTAGGATGTGGGGTTGGTAGTTTTGGAGGTTACCTATTTGAAAGAGATGTCCTTGCTATGTCATTTGCCCCAAAAGATGAACATGAAGCACAGGTGCAGTTTGGACTTGAGAGAGGGATACCAGCCATATCTGCTGTCATGGGTACTCAAAGGTTGCAATTTCCAAGCCGCGTCTTTGATCTTATACATTGCGCACGGTGTCGCGTACCTTGGCATGAAGATG GTGGTTTGTTGCTTTTGGAATTGAACCGTGTTCTTAGACCAGGTGGTTATTTTGTATGGTCTGCTACTCCTGTCTACCAGACACTTGATGAAGATGTGGAGATATGGAAAC AAATGACATCTTTAACTAAGTCCATGTGTTGGGATCTTGTGACCATAAAAAATGATACTCTGAATCAAGTTGGTGCTGCCTTCTTTCGCAAAACTACTTCAAACGAATGCTATGAACAGAGAGACAAAAGCCAACCTCCAATGTGCAAAGATGATGATGATCCAAATGCTGCCTG GTATGTACCTCTACAAGCTTGCATGCACAAGTTGCCTGCTGACAAAACTGAAAGAGGAGCTAAATGGCCTGATGTTTGGCCTAATAGACTACAGAAAGTCCCATATTGGTTAAACAATGcagaggatggaaaaccatcTTCCAAAGACTTCGCAACAGATAGTGAACGTTGGAAAAATGTTGTAGATGAGCTTACCAACATGGGTGTTGGTTGGTCTAATGTGAGAAATGTCATGGACATGAGAGCTGTCTATGGAGG ATTTGCAGCAGCTTTGAAGGATCTTCCTGTTTGGGTATTCAATGTGGTGAATGTGGATGCAGCAGATACACTTCCTATCATCTATGAACGAGGTCTTATTGGAATATACCATGATTGGTGTGAATCCTTCAGCACATATCCAAGAACTTATGATCTACTTCATGCAGATCATCTTTTCTCAAATCTAAAGACAAG GTGCAAGCTTGTTCCTGTTATAGCAGAGGTTGATAGGATAGTAAGACCAGGAGGTCATTTGATTATCCGTGACGAACCTAGTGCCACTGACGAAGTGGAGAATTTGTTGAAATCTCTGAATTGGGAAATAACATCTAAAACTCAAGAGGGGGTACTCAGTGCCAAGAAAGGTTACTGGCGACCCAACTCTTAA